In Lepus europaeus isolate LE1 chromosome 23, mLepTim1.pri, whole genome shotgun sequence, a single genomic region encodes these proteins:
- the CCDC116 gene encoding coiled-coil domain-containing protein 116, translating into MASSRYHSGYLADDEAGHSPYVARVQSLKKPPLPQMGWTRVPPPRFTRGTSAQPGPRRDTKGPQPFGSFLDFLTEGQVLESLQTVVEEATERMATMKTGAGVPLVEVRDPVVEPASGGRRPRARPTWSTVCRHRAQPSLCVGRPNNYPSRCSSESDSRSSLTADWLGSHGQGSDLGARGSGSLPPLKDRLLLEQSLKRLLKLERKGKSRSQPSRKDSLRWDSLGSQTTSQWSPEQPLSWFSDLLSSSTGTPEASGQTPSEEELSFLKQELDKKLMALLSQPAALDLPGYCSLHQPHCTLDFLAQHHLFPALQSVVSQAVDKLSGARRHDGCPLFPANVEASSELPLHYDLLPSGSQLASPTDKEEAASPNTTTSMPRMEHRKSKGTQGSPSVTSATRFKLKSSNSKFLNKKPLPSISPTSSVSQLSDPGYKEISSFLVERAVSLLICKYKFEHNLAKKLGFLSRPITETLMDLRLGFKTVKGSHIRLSSQMDWSCLLHKLEGAKQRKPAAQLATQHGGPACARQPEPSTTLGWEQATEPFFSSDTELLGSQLYSPRESTSQDGQTPTSLSEPKLSMSSGTGMGTSPPKSKKRLDGEYSEGRDGASDDEGEGDENLSPPSEAFISHYVNLNPVDPL; encoded by the exons ATGGCCAGCTCCCGCTACCACTCGGGATACTTGGCCGACGATGAGGCCGGCCACAGTCCCTATGTGGCCCGG GTGCAGTCTCTCAAGAAACCCCCGTTGCCACAAATGGGGTGGACCCGTGTGCCACCCCCGCGGTTCACGCGGGGCACCTCAGCGCAGCCGGGTCCCCGCCGAGACACCAAGGGCCCCCAGCCCTTCGGCAGCTTCCTGGATTTCCTGACCGAGGGTCAGGTGCTTGAGAGCCTGCAGACGGTGGTAGAGGAGGCAACGGAGCGCATGGCCACCATGAAGACGGGGGCTGGTGTGCCGCTGGTGGAGGTGCGAGATCCGGTGGTGGAGCCGGCAAGCGGAGGGCGGAGGCCCCGGGCCCGGCCCACCTGGAGCACAGTCTGCCGGCACCGCGCTCAGCCCAGCCTGTGCGTCGGCCGCCCCAACAACTACCCATCGCGCTGCAGCTCCGAGTCGGACTCCCGCAGCAGCCTCACTGCTGACTGGCTGGGGTCCCACGGCCAGGGCAGTGACCTGGGGGCCCGAGGCTCAGGCTCCCTGCCCCCTCTGAAAGACAGGCTTTTGCTGGAGCAGAGCCTCAAGCGGTTACTGAAACTGGAGAGGAAAGGG AAAAGCAGGAGTCAGCCCTCCCGGAAGGACTCCCTGCGGTGGGATTCCCTGGGCAGCCAGACCACCAGCCAGTGGTCCCCGGAGCAGCCCCTGTCCTGGTTCTCAGACCTGCTGAGTTCCAGCACGGGCACCCCGGAAGCATCAGGGCAGACGCCCAGCGAAGAGGAGCTGAGCTTCCTCAAGCAAGAGTTGGACAAGAAGCTCATGGCGCTGCTGAGCCAGCCAGCGGCCCTCGACCTGCCTGGCTACTGCTCGCTGCACCAGCCCCACTGCACCCTGGACTTCCTGGCTCAGCATCACCTGTTCCCCGCGCTGCAGAGCGTGGTCAGCCAGGCTGTGGACAAGCTCAGCGGTGCCCGGCGGCACGACGGCTGCCCACTCTTCCCCGCCAACGTGGAGGCCTCGTCGGAGCTGCCCCTCCACTACGATCTGCTGCCCTCAGGCTCCCAGCTGGCCTCGCCCACCGACAAGGAGGAGGCAGCGTCCCCCAACACCACCACCTCCATGCCCAGGATGGAGCACAGGAAAAGCAAGGGCACACAGGGCTCCCCCTCCGTGACTAGTGCCACCAGATTCAAGCTCAAG AGCTCCAACAGCAAGTTCTTGAATAAGAAGCCACTGCCCTCCATCTCGCCCACGTCCAGCGTGTCCCAGCTCTCCGACCCTGGGTACAAGGAaatctccagcttcctggtcgAGCGCGCCGTCTCCCTGCTCATCTGCAAGTACAAATTCGAGCACAACCTCGCCAAGAAGCTCGGCTTCCTCTCCAGGCCCATCACTGAGACGCTCATGGACCTGAGGCTGGGCTTTAAGACGGTGAAGGGTTCGCACATCCGGCTGTCCTCCCAGATGGACTGGAGCTGCTTGCTGCACAAGTTGGAGGGAGCCAAGCAGAGGAAGCCGGCGGCCCAGCTCGCCACACAGCACGGTGGCCCGGCCTGCGCCAGGCAACCGGAGCCAAGCACCACCCTTGGCTGGGAACAGGCCACCGAACCCTTCTTCTCTTCCGACACGGAGCTGCTAGGCAGCCAGCTGTACAGCCCCCGGGAGTCTACATCACAAGATGGACAGACACCCACGAGTCTGTCGGAGCCCAAGCTGTCCATGTCCTCCGGCACCGGCATGGGCACGAGTCCCCCCAAGTCCAAGAAAAGATTGGATGGAGAGTACAGTGAGGGTCGCGACGGTGCTAGTGATGATGAGGGGGAGGGGGACGAGAACCTGAGCCCCCCGTCGGAGGCCTTCATCAGCCACTATGTCAACCTGAACCCCGTGGATCCCCTATGA